The following proteins are encoded in a genomic region of Clostridium kluyveri:
- a CDS encoding HMA2 domain-containing protein: MENLKKHIFKYFAKVKLVHSMPGRLRLKLVNVSNIPEEYSYYIKYLKDALCILPGIDKVKFNHVIGTILIEYSVDKAHEEKILKWIDTIIKVGSDNFQLIKDYGENDLEYVVDTLEQQLKDVVHKI, from the coding sequence ATGGAAAATTTAAAAAAACATATTTTTAAATATTTTGCCAAAGTAAAGCTTGTTCACAGCATGCCGGGCAGATTGAGATTGAAATTGGTGAATGTTTCAAATATACCTGAAGAATATAGTTATTATATAAAATATTTAAAAGATGCTCTATGCATTCTTCCAGGTATAGATAAGGTTAAATTTAACCATGTAATAGGAACTATACTTATAGAGTATAGTGTGGACAAGGCTCATGAGGAAAAAATATTAAAATGGATAGATACCATAATAAAAGTAGGATCAGATAATTTTCAACTTATTAAAGATTATGGTGAAAATGATTTAGAGTATGTGGTAGATACATTAGAACAACAGCTTAAAGATGTTGTTCATAAAATTTGA
- a CDS encoding heavy metal translocating P-type ATPase: MALNKNIPLFKCSVIHTMPGRVRVGCRAFQYLSKLNSKIEKNLTSMRAIKSAKINNITKNILIFYDKRLTSQDEILILLKEVVSKYSITVYKNEREDIGRRTSQVKEVREESTEDILKRVAVNAGTLSYSLITKQNWSLISGTSIFSKFTTIPALISIGLIAPLFKTGIGSFRYSLKPNADTLTIISIISSLLLGKDVSALTIIMLSDVAELLTAYTMEKTRDSIKNMIDLNEEYVWKQLEDKTVKRVLVKSIKEKDIVAIHTGEKVCVDGKVLSGVAVVDEASITGEFEPSVKRTGSYVFAGSIVKNGNVTVTTEKAGDNTVVSRIIHLVEEAASKKAPIQDYADKFASYLVPFNFAFAILTYFATKSAFKALNMLIIDYSCGIKLSTATAFSAAINTAVKNGVLIKGGNYIESLAKADTLIFDKTGTLTEGRPQIVSIISSDKTIKEEDIIKIAVTAEETSSHPMAKAVIRKSGQLDIGISKHGDIVTYVGRGNETTLEGKIVKVGNKAFMEESNIDTSQLESEEEMLISRGESIIYVSFDGKLIGLIGIQDKMRDNMRKTINNLRHKGIDEIILLTGDLKEQAEIVVDKMGIDSYEAELLPENKVQAVLKVQSQGSKTVMVGDGINDAPALAYANVGVALGGSSTDAALEASDISIQGNDPMMLTSVIDLSNKTMNIVRQNFGLVIGINSLGLVLSAAGVLPVFWGAVLHNSSTILVVSNSLRLLFHNMERGI; encoded by the coding sequence ATGGCATTAAATAAAAATATACCTCTATTTAAATGCAGTGTAATACATACTATGCCTGGTAGGGTACGAGTTGGGTGTAGAGCTTTTCAATATTTAAGTAAGCTCAATAGTAAGATAGAAAAAAATCTTACAAGTATGAGAGCTATAAAAAGTGCAAAGATTAATAATATAACTAAAAATATACTTATATTCTATGACAAAAGGTTAACGTCACAGGATGAGATATTGATTTTATTGAAGGAGGTTGTTTCTAAATATTCAATTACCGTATATAAAAATGAAAGGGAGGATATAGGTAGAAGAACATCACAAGTAAAAGAAGTGAGAGAAGAATCTACTGAAGACATTCTAAAGAGAGTAGCTGTAAATGCTGGAACTTTGAGTTATTCTTTAATTACAAAACAAAATTGGAGTCTTATATCAGGTACATCTATATTTAGTAAATTTACTACTATCCCTGCACTTATAAGTATAGGATTAATAGCTCCCCTTTTCAAGACTGGAATAGGGTCTTTTAGATATTCTTTAAAGCCTAATGCAGATACTTTAACTATAATTTCAATTATTTCAAGTTTGCTTTTGGGAAAAGATGTTTCAGCTCTTACAATAATAATGCTGTCAGATGTAGCGGAGCTTTTGACTGCATACACAATGGAAAAGACCAGAGATTCTATAAAGAATATGATTGATTTAAATGAAGAATATGTGTGGAAACAATTAGAGGATAAAACAGTTAAGAGGGTTTTAGTAAAGAGTATAAAAGAAAAGGATATTGTGGCAATACATACAGGGGAAAAGGTATGTGTAGATGGCAAAGTTCTGTCAGGAGTGGCAGTTGTGGATGAGGCATCTATAACTGGGGAATTTGAACCAAGTGTAAAAAGGACAGGCAGTTATGTATTTGCAGGAAGTATAGTGAAAAATGGTAATGTGACTGTTACCACTGAAAAAGCCGGGGATAATACAGTGGTTTCTAGAATAATACATCTTGTAGAGGAAGCTGCATCTAAAAAAGCTCCTATACAGGATTATGCAGATAAATTTGCAAGTTACTTGGTGCCGTTTAATTTTGCTTTTGCAATTCTTACATATTTTGCAACAAAAAGTGCATTTAAAGCACTGAATATGCTTATTATAGATTATTCCTGTGGAATTAAATTGTCTACGGCTACAGCTTTTTCAGCAGCTATTAATACAGCAGTGAAAAACGGAGTACTTATAAAAGGTGGAAATTATATTGAATCTCTTGCAAAGGCAGATACGTTAATATTTGATAAAACTGGAACGTTAACGGAAGGAAGACCTCAGATAGTTAGTATAATCTCATCAGATAAAACTATAAAAGAAGAGGATATAATAAAAATAGCTGTGACAGCAGAGGAAACCTCCAGTCATCCTATGGCGAAGGCTGTAATCAGGAAGTCAGGACAACTGGATATTGGAATTTCAAAGCATGGAGATATTGTCACCTATGTTGGAAGGGGAAATGAAACCACTTTAGAAGGGAAAATAGTAAAGGTGGGAAATAAAGCTTTCATGGAAGAGAGTAATATAGATACATCCCAGTTAGAAAGTGAAGAGGAAATGCTTATATCAAGGGGAGAAAGCATAATATATGTATCTTTTGACGGCAAGTTAATTGGCCTTATTGGAATACAGGATAAAATGAGAGATAATATGAGAAAAACAATAAATAATTTAAGGCATAAGGGTATAGATGAGATAATACTTCTTACAGGAGATCTAAAGGAACAGGCTGAGATAGTAGTAGATAAAATGGGGATAGACAGTTATGAAGCTGAGCTTTTGCCGGAAAATAAGGTACAAGCTGTATTGAAAGTTCAATCTCAGGGTTCCAAAACTGTAATGGTAGGAGATGGCATAAATGATGCACCTGCTCTTGCCTATGCCAATGTAGGAGTGGCTCTTGGAGGAAGCAGTACAGATGCGGCTTTAGAAGCATCTGATATCAGCATTCAAGGAAATGATCCCATGATGCTGACTTCTGTAATAGACCTATCAAATAAAACTATGAATATAGTAAGGCAAAATTTTGGACTTGTAATAGGTATAAATAGTTTGGGGCTTGTATTAAGTGCAGCAGGGGTGCTGCCTGTATTTTGGGGAGCTGTGCTTCATAATTCAAGTACCATACTTGTAGTGTCTAATTCATTAAGATTGCTTTTTCATAATATGGAGAGGGGGATATAA